CTGTCCGACCTCATCGACGAAAAAGTTGAGCCGGAATTCTTTCCCTTGGGCATCAATGTAATCACGCACCTGCTCGGCGAAGGTCTCGATGTCGAGGCGGTAGTCGTCGCGAAGCTTAGTCAACACGTCCAAGCCCTCGGCCTCGGACATCTTGAAATGCTCGGCGTAAGCAGCGGCGAAGGCCTTTCTCCGGGCTGTGCTGATCACGTCGCGGTCGGTTTCCCACGAGCGGCCATTGACTTGCTGGTAGGTTTTCTTGAAGGAAGCCAGTTGGTCGGCACGATCGAGATCGTGTTCGAATTTGGCGATATGACCCTGCTTGCCGTGATAGCCGCGCAGGTCGTTCAGGACTTTAACAAAGACCTCCAAGATCGGCGCCATGCCATCGCCACCGATGTGGTCGGCCTTCTGGTCGATGTTGAAAAGGACGCTTTGGGCGGGGATGCGCGCGGCCTTGATCAGGTTGTCTTTAAGAATCTCATCTTCGACTCGAGGAAGCATGATATCCTTGGCATGTCGACCGTCTGCCAAAGGTCGGTGGTCCAGCAACAGGGAGAGAATTTTGAGTAGATGGGATTTGCCAGACCCAAAGAACCCGGAGATCCATACACCGTTTGCTGTTGTCTCATTGAGGTAGCGCTCGACAAATTGGTCCAAGCCCTTGCCAACCTCGCGTGTGATGACAAACTCCTCGACTTCGGTGACAAGGTGGCGTTGGTCGTCGGCTTTGATGACTCCTTCAATTGGGCGGTCAACGGGCTTGAGAAAAAGGTCCTGGATTTTCATACGGCTGGCAGTCGGTAGTGTTCGAGATTGAATGCCCGGTAGTAACCTTCGCCGGGGAGCGTTCCGAACAGACGCAGCTGGAAGCCCTTGCTGGAATCTTGAACATATTCACCGGGGAAAAAGAGCACCACGGGATGCCTGAGCATGGCGGGTTGGATGGCGTTGAGAAGGATGTGCGTTCGCAATGCAGGGTAAAGATGACCAATGCCGGATAGCAAAGTAAGACGGGCATTGGTCTCCTGCATGATGCCGGTCATGCGCGGAACTAAGCGCGTGGGGGCAGCGAAGTTTTGCCATGTCTCGCGTAGGTCCCGCCGGTCGTAATCCGCTTCGTCGGCGATGAGTTCATCGAGCAGATCCGCTTCCTTTAGTCCTTGGAGAAACAGTTTGAAGAGGTCCACCTCGGCGGTCTGGATTCCGGCATTGCGAAGACGCGCAGCAAGGGCGCCGATCATCGATGCCACCCGATCTTCTTCTGTAACATCGTAGGCGTGGATGAAAATCGGCACCTCGTTGGCCAAACCTTGCATGGAGAGAAATCGTTCGCTTGAAAGAATGCCATAGAGCCGGTCGGTGTGATTCATTGCTCAACACCTCCGATTCTTTGAATCTCGCTTTCGGGAACGAGAAAGGCAGCAAGCCAACGAGGATCATCTCGAGCTATTGCGGCAGAAAGAGCCGGCGACAACACTGGACGACGGATCAGGCCAAGTTCGGGTCCCGGCTCAAGAAGTCCTGCCTCTTTGAGCATGAGCAAGAGCACACGACGGATCTTGGCGTAAGTTGATTCGGCCAACTTGCCAAGCTCGGGGTGCAACGGAAGTTTCTCCGCGACGAAACACTCGTAATCAGACAACCGCAGGGTTGTATCTTGTAGCCCGAGTTTCGTCCGCAGGCACTCCGCCGCAAAATCATAAACGAAGGCTGAGTGCTTGGCTGCGGCCAACCAGCCGACGGCCTTGAGAAGGTCGGAAGTGGCCCCCGGCAGAAGTCGAAGTTGCTCGCTGGTGAGATTCTGGAGGCGCTGACGTATCTCGCGCTCCATTCGAATCGAGCTGGCTACGGATCGTGCTTGCAGAGCATTCGCTGTGAGCACGGCCGTTTTCGCGCTATCCCAAGAACCTGTAGGGACAAACCGATCGGCGATTGCTCCCAC
The sequence above is drawn from the Chthoniobacterales bacterium genome and encodes:
- a CDS encoding DUF1788 domain-containing protein translates to MNHTDRLYGILSSERFLSMQGLANEVPIFIHAYDVTEEDRVASMIGALAARLRNAGIQTAEVDLFKLFLQGLKEADLLDELIADEADYDRRDLRETWQNFAAPTRLVPRMTGIMQETNARLTLLSGIGHLYPALRTHILLNAIQPAMLRHPVVLFFPGEYVQDSSKGFQLRLFGTLPGEGYYRAFNLEHYRLPAV
- a CDS encoding DUF1819 family protein, with amino-acid sequence MFRQRPYTFSFTAASVRPEMVGAIADRFVPTGSWDSAKTAVLTANALQARSVASSIRMEREIRQRLQNLTSEQLRLLPGATSDLLKAVGWLAAAKHSAFVYDFAAECLRTKLGLQDTTLRLSDYECFVAEKLPLHPELGKLAESTYAKIRRVLLLMLKEAGLLEPGPELGLIRRPVLSPALSAAIARDDPRWLAAFLVPESEIQRIGGVEQ